One window of the Eucalyptus grandis isolate ANBG69807.140 chromosome 6, ASM1654582v1, whole genome shotgun sequence genome contains the following:
- the LOC104451760 gene encoding probable leucine-rich repeat receptor-like protein kinase At1g35710, giving the protein MDLSQNYLSGEVSTQLGSLRPLEVLELSSNNIMGPVPGFIGRLSILTNLYLLNNKISGFIPREVGMLKSFKYMFLQNNRITGCIPSSIGNMSSLMTLQLSNNNLIGSIPVEIGMLESLRELDLSDNYLSGSITTTLGNLSTLAFLHFYGDQLSGHIPEEVGGMRSLLHFELPENNLTGSIPETIRRLGNLTVLFLT; this is encoded by the coding sequence ATGGACTTGTCTCAAAACTACCTTTCTGGAGAGGTTTCGACCCAACTTGGATCATTGCGGCCTCTAGAAGTTTTGGAATTGTCATCGAACAACATCATGGGTCCGGTCCCTGGCTTTATAGGAAGGTTGAGTATCTTGACTAACCTATACCTTCTAAACAATAAGATCTCCGGGTTCATCCCTCGAGAAGTAGGAATGCTCAAAtctttcaaatatatgtttctACAAAACAACCGCATCACTGGTTGCATTCCTTCTTCCATTGGAAACATGAGCAGCTTGATGACGTTACAGCTTTCCAATAACAATCTTATCGGGTCCATTCCAGTAGAAATAGGGATGTTGGAGTCTCTTAGGGAGCTTGATTTATCAGACAATTACCTCAGTGGATCTATCACCACAACTCTTGGAAACTTGAGTACTTTAGCCTTTCTTCACTTCTATGGAGACCAACTCTCTGGCCACATACCTGAAGAAGTTGGAGGAATGAGATCCCTCCTACATTTTGAGCTGCCAGAAAATAATCTCACAGGATCTATCCCGGAAACAATAAGGAGGTTGGGCAACTTGACCGTCTTGTTCCTCACTTGA
- the LOC120294399 gene encoding pentatricopeptide repeat-containing protein At3g49170, chloroplastic-like, which yields MEFEVVDRFVHMLEDGFFPNDYCFVVVARACLVPENASIGHTVFGFIINSGYLDSDVCVGCALIDMFAKGSTDLVAARKVFEKMPERNVVAWTLMMTRCTQLGSPKKAVDLFLDMLLAVVVAVEITGGPAIDFVPRRKQYEIFSLVFSEGLGTYKLNLAKIDEEKRTREKVLTLSSRSDFASFTGDWHRKVLLMAEKRLAHLLKEKTHLASKACSARGACC from the exons ATGGAGTTTGAAGTGGTGGATAGGTTCGTTCATATGCTCGAGGATGGGTTTTTCCCTAATGATTATTGTTTTGTGGTGGTTGCTCGGGCTTGCTTGGTCCCAGAGAATGCATCGATTGGTCATACAGTTTTCGGGTTTATTATCAATAGCGGCTATCTTGATTCTGATGTGTGTGTTGGGTGTGCATTGATCGACATGTTTGCAAAGGGTAGTACTGATTTGGTTGCAGCTCGTAAGGTGTTTGAGAAAATGCCCGAGAGGAATGTGGTTGCTTGGACTTTGATGATGACGAGATGTACTCAGTTGGGTAGTCCGAAGAAAGCtgttgatttgtttttggatatgCTG CTGGCAGTTGTTGTTGCAGTAGAAATCACTGGAGGTCCCGCTATCGACTTTGTTCCCAGAAGAAAG CAGTACGAGATTTTCAGTCTCGTGTTCTCTGAGGGTTTGGGGACCTACAAGCTCAATCTGGCCAAGATTGATGAAGAGAAAAGGACCAGGGAGAAGGTCTTGACCCTTAGTAGCCGCTCTGATTTCGCTTCCTTCACTGGCGATTGGCACCGGAAGGTGCTGCTTATGGCTGAGAAGCGGCTTGCTCACctcctgaaggagaagacccACCTGGCGAGTAAAGCTTGCTCGGCTAGAGGAGCGTGCTGCTAG